One Kribbella sp. NBC_00662 genomic region harbors:
- a CDS encoding GNAT family N-acetyltransferase — MDEFELQAGPDAGLEDQLVDQLIAYNKSRSTAVQERFEPANLKSEPVQVFALGPDGTLRGGCVGRVERVWHWLTIDTMWVDETVRGQGLGNALLRSLEDEGRSRGCRWSDVTTFEFQAPDFYRKAGYVEYGVKHDYPPGHTNYFLRKDLISR; from the coding sequence GTGGACGAGTTCGAACTCCAGGCCGGGCCGGACGCGGGGCTCGAGGATCAGTTGGTCGACCAACTGATCGCGTACAACAAGTCCCGGTCGACGGCCGTCCAGGAGCGGTTCGAGCCGGCGAATCTGAAGTCCGAGCCGGTGCAGGTCTTCGCACTCGGTCCGGACGGCACCCTGCGAGGCGGATGCGTCGGCCGGGTCGAGCGAGTCTGGCATTGGCTGACCATCGACACGATGTGGGTCGACGAGACCGTACGCGGCCAGGGGCTGGGCAACGCTCTGCTCCGGTCACTCGAGGACGAGGGCCGCAGCCGCGGGTGCCGCTGGTCGGACGTCACGACCTTCGAGTTCCAGGCGCCCGATTTCTACCGCAAGGCGGGCTACGTCGAGTACGGCGTCAAGCACGACTACCCGCCCGGCCACACCAACTACTTCCTCCGCAAAGACCTGATCTCGAGGTGA
- the clpB gene encoding ATP-dependent chaperone ClpB has protein sequence MDVQRLTTLARETLSVAIRQTSAAGNPTVEPIHLLSALLAQPEGTTIGLLEAAGGDVDAVRQKTAAQLSRLPKASGGSVQAPSLSPKTGDVLNQAEQRALGLGDEYVSTEHLLIALATVEGAAQTALGVTADALLQAFDQMRGNRRITSPEAEGTTKTLEKYGVDLTERARDGKLDPVIGRDSEIRRVVQVLSRRTKNNPVLIGEPGVGKTAVVEGLAQRIVAGDVPESLRGRRLISLDLGAMVAGAKYRGEFEERLKAVLTEIKESDGQIITFIDELHTVVGAGASGEGAMDAGNMLKPMLARGELRMIGATTLDEYRTRIEKDPALERRFQQVFVGEPSVEDSIAILRGLKERYEAHHKVAISDSALVAAATLSHRYISGRQLPDKAIDLVDEAASRLRMEIDSSPVEIDSLRRTVDRLKMEELALSREEDPSSQERLERLRADLADREEELRALEARWDREKSGLNRVGEVKERIDELRGQAERAQRDGDLETASRLLYGEIPQLTKELEEAGAEEEVAEGPEAMVNEEVGPTEIAEVIAMWTGIPTGRLLEGETGKLLRMEDELGRRLIGQREAVKAVSDAVRRARAGISDPDRPTGSFLFLGPTGVGKTELAKALADFLFDDERAMVRIDMSEYGEKHSVARLVGAPPGYVGYEEGGQLTEAVRRRPYSVILLDEVEKAHPEVFDILLQVLDDGRLTDGQGRTVDFRNVILILTSNLGSAYLADMSLDDKAKRDQVMAVVRQSFKPEFINRLDEIVLFDALGSEELTKIVALQIAALQRRLTDRRITLEVDDGAMEWLAMTGYDPVYGARPLRRLVQSAIGDELARGLLDGSVRDGETVKVTLNEAKDALEVS, from the coding sequence ATGGACGTTCAGCGGTTGACGACGCTGGCCCGGGAAACCCTGTCGGTCGCGATCCGTCAGACCTCCGCGGCGGGCAACCCGACCGTGGAACCGATTCACCTGCTCTCCGCGCTGCTCGCGCAGCCGGAGGGGACGACGATCGGTCTGCTCGAGGCAGCCGGCGGCGACGTGGACGCCGTACGCCAGAAGACCGCCGCGCAGCTGAGCCGGCTCCCGAAGGCGAGCGGTGGCAGTGTGCAGGCGCCGAGCCTGTCGCCGAAGACCGGCGACGTGCTCAACCAGGCAGAGCAGCGGGCCCTCGGGCTCGGGGACGAGTACGTCTCCACCGAGCACCTGTTGATCGCGCTCGCGACCGTCGAGGGTGCGGCCCAGACCGCGCTCGGCGTGACGGCGGACGCGCTGCTGCAGGCGTTCGACCAGATGCGGGGCAATCGCCGGATCACCTCCCCGGAGGCCGAAGGCACCACGAAGACGCTGGAGAAGTACGGCGTCGATCTGACCGAGCGCGCCCGGGACGGCAAGCTCGACCCGGTGATCGGCCGTGACTCCGAGATCCGGCGCGTGGTCCAGGTGCTGTCCCGTCGTACGAAGAACAACCCTGTCCTGATCGGTGAGCCCGGCGTCGGCAAGACCGCCGTCGTCGAGGGGCTGGCCCAGCGGATCGTGGCCGGTGACGTGCCCGAGTCGCTGCGTGGCCGCCGGCTGATCAGCCTGGACCTCGGTGCGATGGTCGCGGGTGCGAAGTACCGCGGTGAGTTCGAGGAGCGGCTGAAGGCCGTGCTGACCGAGATCAAGGAGTCCGACGGTCAGATCATCACCTTCATCGACGAGCTGCACACGGTCGTCGGCGCCGGTGCGTCCGGCGAGGGCGCGATGGACGCCGGCAACATGCTGAAGCCGATGCTGGCCCGCGGTGAGCTGCGGATGATCGGCGCCACGACTCTGGACGAGTACCGGACCCGGATCGAGAAGGACCCGGCGCTCGAGCGTCGTTTCCAGCAGGTGTTCGTGGGCGAGCCGTCGGTCGAGGACTCGATCGCGATCCTGCGCGGTCTGAAGGAGCGGTACGAGGCGCACCACAAGGTCGCCATCTCCGACTCGGCCCTGGTCGCTGCGGCCACGCTGTCGCACCGGTACATCTCCGGTCGTCAGCTGCCCGACAAGGCGATCGACCTGGTCGACGAGGCCGCGTCCCGGCTGCGGATGGAGATCGACTCCTCCCCGGTCGAGATCGACTCGCTGCGTCGTACCGTCGACCGGCTGAAGATGGAGGAGCTCGCGCTGTCCCGCGAGGAGGACCCGTCGTCGCAGGAGCGGCTGGAGCGGCTGCGTGCCGACCTTGCCGACCGCGAGGAGGAGCTCCGCGCACTCGAGGCCCGTTGGGACCGCGAGAAGTCCGGCCTGAACCGGGTCGGTGAGGTCAAGGAGCGCATCGACGAACTGCGCGGCCAGGCCGAGCGCGCCCAGCGCGACGGCGACCTGGAGACCGCGTCCCGGCTGCTGTACGGCGAGATCCCGCAGCTCACCAAGGAGCTCGAGGAAGCCGGTGCCGAGGAAGAGGTTGCCGAAGGCCCCGAGGCCATGGTCAACGAGGAGGTCGGTCCGACCGAGATCGCCGAGGTGATCGCGATGTGGACCGGGATCCCGACCGGGCGGCTGCTCGAGGGTGAGACCGGCAAGTTGCTCCGGATGGAGGACGAGCTGGGTCGCCGGCTGATCGGTCAGCGCGAGGCGGTCAAGGCCGTCAGCGACGCCGTACGGCGTGCGCGGGCCGGCATCTCCGACCCGGACCGGCCGACCGGTTCGTTCCTGTTCCTCGGTCCGACCGGTGTCGGTAAGACCGAGCTGGCGAAGGCGCTCGCGGACTTCCTGTTCGACGACGAGCGGGCGATGGTCCGGATCGACATGTCGGAGTACGGCGAGAAGCACAGCGTCGCGCGGCTGGTCGGCGCCCCGCCCGGCTACGTCGGGTACGAAGAGGGCGGCCAGCTCACCGAGGCCGTACGGCGACGTCCGTACTCGGTGATCCTGCTGGACGAGGTGGAGAAGGCGCACCCCGAGGTCTTCGACATCCTGCTGCAGGTGCTGGACGACGGTCGGCTGACCGACGGCCAGGGGCGTACGGTCGACTTCCGCAACGTGATCCTGATCCTCACCAGCAACCTGGGTTCGGCGTACCTGGCCGACATGTCGCTGGACGACAAGGCCAAGCGGGACCAGGTGATGGCGGTCGTGCGGCAGTCGTTCAAGCCGGAGTTCATCAACCGGCTGGACGAGATCGTGCTGTTCGACGCGCTCGGCAGCGAGGAGCTGACGAAGATCGTCGCGCTGCAGATCGCCGCGCTGCAGCGGCGGCTGACCGACCGGCGGATCACGCTCGAGGTGGACGACGGCGCGATGGAGTGGCTGGCGATGACCGGGTACGACCCGGTGTACGGCGCCCGTCCGCTGCGCCGGCTGGTCCAGTCCGCGATCGGTGACGAGCTGGCCCGCGGGTTGCTCGACGGCTCGGTTCGCGACGGCGAGACCGTCAAGGTGACCCTCAACGAGGCCAAGGACGCCCTCGAGGTGTCCTGA
- a CDS encoding GNAT family N-acetyltransferase — translation MTLKLETDRLLIRDWEEDDADAALEIFGSADVAPWLSPAIDKVPDAATMRMILQSWIEAQPNFVVPAGRWAVARRDDGEIVGALLIRLLPPYEEDLEIGWQLRPSAWGNGFATEASRALMRWAFKEGDVDELFAVARPNNKRAIATAKRLGMQWVGETDKYYDLNLQVYRMRASEFST, via the coding sequence GTGACGCTGAAGCTGGAGACGGACCGGCTGCTGATCCGGGACTGGGAGGAAGACGACGCCGACGCCGCGCTGGAGATCTTTGGCTCCGCCGACGTGGCGCCCTGGCTGTCACCTGCGATCGACAAGGTGCCGGATGCCGCGACCATGCGGATGATCCTGCAGTCCTGGATCGAGGCGCAGCCGAACTTCGTGGTCCCGGCCGGTCGCTGGGCGGTCGCCCGTCGCGACGACGGCGAGATCGTCGGCGCACTGCTGATCCGGCTGCTGCCGCCGTACGAGGAGGATCTGGAGATCGGCTGGCAGCTCCGGCCGAGTGCCTGGGGCAACGGGTTCGCGACCGAGGCCAGCCGCGCGCTGATGCGCTGGGCGTTCAAGGAGGGCGACGTCGACGAGTTGTTCGCGGTCGCCCGCCCGAACAACAAGCGCGCGATCGCGACCGCGAAGCGCCTCGGCATGCAGTGGGTCGGCGAGACCGACAAGTACTACGACCTGAACCTGCAGGTCTACCGGATGCGCGCCTCCGAGTTCAGCACGTAG
- a CDS encoding heat shock protein transcriptional repressor HspR, whose protein sequence is MSIPFSQVPTWDDRTPIYVISVAAQLAGMHPQTLRQYDRLGLVVPSRASGRGRRYSAYDVAKLRYVQHLSQEEGVNLAGIRHILALQSEVEDLRTRVNQLLAEVQRGVGASRRTATSRVFSAGPAGDVIAMGRQQTTTRWIRTQPLELGSR, encoded by the coding sequence ATGAGTATCCCGTTCAGCCAGGTGCCGACCTGGGACGACCGCACCCCGATCTACGTGATCTCGGTGGCGGCCCAACTGGCCGGCATGCATCCGCAGACATTGCGCCAGTACGACCGGCTCGGGCTTGTGGTGCCGAGCCGGGCGTCCGGCCGCGGCCGGCGGTACTCGGCGTACGACGTGGCGAAGCTGCGCTATGTGCAGCATCTGTCCCAGGAAGAGGGCGTCAACCTCGCGGGAATTCGCCACATCCTCGCGCTACAGTCGGAAGTGGAGGACCTGCGCACGCGGGTCAACCAGCTCCTGGCCGAGGTTCAACGTGGTGTCGGCGCCTCCCGGCGGACCGCCACCAGCCGGGTCTTCTCGGCCGGCCCAGCAGGCGACGTGATCGCCATGGGCCGGCAGCAGACCACGACACGCTGGATCCGCACCCAGCCTCTGGAACTCGGCTCGCGCTGA
- the dnaJ gene encoding molecular chaperone DnaJ, whose amino-acid sequence MSTKDWLEKDFYKVLGVSKTAEADEIKKSYRKLARKYHPDSNAGDASAEAKFKEVSEAYDVVGDPKKRKEYDEARRLFGSGGFRMPGGGSQGGGGFNFDVGDLFNRGGSGGSSGGGLGDILGGMFGGGGQRTTTSTTARPRRGQDIETEATIEFAEAVNGVTVGLRMTSDAPCPTCHGTGAKYGTVPKVCLKCEGTGMQTSVQGGVFAMTEPCTECKGRGLVVDQPCETCHGSGRGQSSKTMQVRIPAGVQDNQRIRLKGKGAAGERGGPAGDLYVTVHVKPHRIFGRQGEHLTLNVPVSFTEAALGAEIKVPTLDGLPVTVRIPAGTANGSKLRVRGKGSVRRDGTKGDLLLTLEVQVPHELTDEQKEKLQEFNSASDHPDLRAGLFGSS is encoded by the coding sequence ATGAGCACGAAGGACTGGCTCGAGAAGGACTTCTACAAGGTTCTCGGCGTCTCCAAGACCGCCGAGGCCGACGAGATCAAGAAGTCCTACCGCAAGCTGGCGCGCAAGTACCACCCCGACTCCAACGCCGGTGACGCGTCCGCGGAGGCCAAGTTCAAGGAGGTCTCCGAGGCGTACGACGTCGTCGGCGACCCGAAGAAGCGCAAGGAGTACGACGAGGCGCGCCGGCTGTTCGGCAGCGGCGGCTTCCGGATGCCGGGCGGCGGCAGCCAGGGCGGCGGCGGGTTCAACTTCGACGTCGGCGACCTGTTCAACCGCGGCGGCTCCGGCGGCAGCAGCGGTGGCGGGCTCGGCGACATCCTGGGCGGCATGTTCGGCGGCGGTGGCCAGCGCACGACCACCTCGACGACGGCCCGTCCGCGGCGCGGCCAGGACATCGAGACCGAGGCGACGATCGAGTTCGCCGAGGCTGTGAACGGTGTCACGGTCGGGCTCCGGATGACCAGCGACGCACCCTGCCCGACCTGTCACGGGACGGGTGCGAAGTACGGCACGGTGCCGAAGGTCTGCCTGAAGTGCGAAGGCACGGGTATGCAGACCTCGGTCCAGGGCGGCGTGTTCGCCATGACCGAGCCGTGCACCGAGTGCAAGGGTCGCGGCCTGGTCGTCGACCAGCCGTGCGAGACCTGCCACGGCTCCGGCCGCGGGCAGTCGAGCAAGACCATGCAGGTCCGCATCCCCGCGGGCGTGCAGGACAACCAGCGGATCCGGCTCAAGGGCAAGGGCGCGGCCGGCGAACGGGGTGGCCCCGCGGGCGACCTCTACGTCACCGTGCACGTCAAGCCGCACCGGATCTTCGGTCGGCAGGGCGAGCACCTGACACTGAACGTCCCGGTGAGCTTCACCGAGGCGGCGCTGGGTGCCGAGATCAAGGTTCCGACCCTGGACGGCCTGCCCGTCACGGTCCGGATCCCGGCCGGTACGGCGAACGGCAGCAAGCTGCGCGTCCGTGGCAAGGGATCGGTCCGGCGGGACGGGACCAAGGGAGACCTGCTCCTCACCCTCGAGGTGCAGGTGCCGCACGAGTTGACCGACGAGCAGAAGGAAAAGCTGCAGGAGTTCAACTCCGCGTCGGATCATCCTGACCTGCGGGCCGGGTTGTTCGGGAGTTCGTGA
- the grpE gene encoding nucleotide exchange factor GrpE, translating to MTDRPTGSEFGDGEPVVRDKRRIDPDTGAARETADTSAAPAPGAQPGTPGTPGAQPPRDPSDLVGPSAQEALLTEALAERTADLQRLQAEYVNYKRRVDRDREASRELVIGSVLTELLGTLDDVGRAREAGELEGAFKAVAESLERVTEKLGLVKFGEKGDTFDPRIHEALLHNYSDEVDGPTATMIMQPGYRLGERVLRAARVAVSEPTEQLPADAAKADAPAESTDDDADRSAE from the coding sequence GTGACGGATCGACCCACTGGCAGCGAGTTCGGTGACGGCGAGCCCGTCGTCCGGGACAAGCGCCGGATCGACCCGGACACCGGCGCGGCGCGGGAGACTGCGGATACGTCCGCGGCTCCCGCGCCCGGCGCCCAGCCGGGTACGCCGGGCACCCCGGGCGCGCAGCCGCCCCGGGACCCGTCCGACCTGGTCGGTCCGTCCGCCCAGGAGGCCCTGCTGACCGAGGCGCTCGCGGAGCGTACGGCGGACCTGCAGCGACTGCAGGCCGAGTACGTCAACTACAAGCGCCGCGTCGACCGGGACCGGGAGGCGTCACGGGAGCTCGTCATCGGCTCGGTGCTCACCGAGCTGCTCGGGACCCTCGACGACGTCGGCCGGGCCCGCGAGGCCGGTGAGCTCGAAGGCGCCTTCAAGGCGGTCGCGGAATCGCTGGAGCGCGTCACCGAGAAGCTCGGCCTGGTGAAGTTCGGCGAGAAGGGCGACACCTTCGACCCGCGCATCCACGAGGCCCTGCTGCACAACTACTCCGACGAGGTCGACGGTCCGACCGCGACGATGATCATGCAACCGGGCTACCGGCTCGGTGAGCGGGTCCTGCGCGCGGCCCGGGTGGCCGTGTCGGAGCCGACCGAACAACTGCCGGCCGACGCCGCGAAGGCGGACGCACCGGCGGAAAGCACAGATGATGACGCGGACAGGTCCGCGGAGTAG
- the dnaK gene encoding molecular chaperone DnaK produces MARAVGIDLGTTNSVIAVLEGGEPTVIPNAEGARTTPSVVAFAKNGEVLVGEVAKRQATTNVDRTIRSVKRHMGESWSVDIDGKKFTPQQISAFVLQKLKRDAEAYLGEQVTDAVITVPAYFSDAQRQATKEAGEIAGLKVHRIVNEPTAAALAYGLDKGTEQTILVFDLGGGTFDVSLLEIGDGVFEVKATSGDNHLGGDDWDARIVQWLVTQFKNKNGTDLSGDKMAMQRLTEAAEKAKIELSAAAETTIHLPYLSLTESGPLHLEEKLSRAEFQKMTNDLLERARAPFKAVIKDAGIDVSKIDHVILVGGSTRMPAVADLVKELTGGKDPNKGVNPDEVVAVGASLQAGVLKGEVKDVLLLDVTPLSLGIETKGGVFTKIIERNTTIPTKGSEIFTTAEDNQPSVMIQVYQGEREMARDNKSLGNFELTGLPPAPRNVPQIEVTFDIDANGIVHVNAKDLATGKEQRMTVTGGSALPKTDIDQMVRDAEQYAEEDRQRREAVENRNQAESLVYQTEKFLQENEDKVPDDVKTEVKDAVAELKKALEGDDAEAIKTSSEKLAQSSQKMGAAMYANAQAAGGSSEESTSDESSSSNDDDVVDAEIVDEDRPQDKTEDK; encoded by the coding sequence ATGGCCCGCGCGGTCGGAATCGATCTCGGTACGACGAACTCCGTCATCGCCGTACTCGAAGGTGGCGAGCCCACCGTCATCCCCAACGCCGAGGGAGCGCGCACGACGCCCTCGGTGGTGGCTTTCGCCAAGAACGGCGAGGTCCTGGTCGGCGAGGTGGCGAAGCGCCAGGCCACCACGAACGTCGACCGCACCATCCGCTCCGTCAAGCGTCACATGGGCGAGAGCTGGAGCGTCGACATCGACGGCAAGAAGTTCACCCCCCAGCAGATCAGCGCGTTCGTGCTGCAGAAGCTGAAGCGGGACGCCGAGGCGTACCTCGGGGAGCAGGTCACCGACGCGGTCATCACCGTGCCGGCGTACTTCTCCGACGCGCAGCGCCAGGCGACCAAGGAGGCCGGCGAGATCGCGGGCCTGAAGGTGCACCGGATCGTCAACGAGCCGACCGCGGCCGCGCTCGCGTACGGCCTGGACAAGGGCACCGAGCAGACCATCCTGGTCTTCGACCTCGGTGGTGGCACGTTCGACGTGTCGCTGCTGGAGATCGGCGACGGCGTCTTCGAGGTGAAGGCGACCAGCGGTGACAACCACCTCGGTGGTGACGACTGGGACGCGCGCATCGTGCAGTGGCTGGTGACCCAGTTCAAGAACAAGAACGGCACCGACCTGTCCGGCGACAAGATGGCCATGCAGCGCCTCACCGAGGCCGCCGAGAAGGCCAAGATCGAGCTGTCCGCCGCGGCCGAGACCACGATCCACCTGCCGTACCTGAGCCTGACCGAGTCCGGTCCGCTGCACCTGGAGGAGAAGCTCTCCCGGGCAGAGTTCCAGAAGATGACCAACGACCTGCTCGAGCGCGCCCGCGCGCCGTTCAAGGCCGTCATCAAGGACGCCGGCATCGACGTGTCGAAGATCGACCACGTGATCCTGGTCGGCGGCTCGACCCGGATGCCCGCGGTGGCCGACCTGGTCAAGGAGCTGACCGGTGGCAAGGACCCGAACAAGGGCGTGAACCCGGACGAGGTCGTCGCGGTCGGCGCCTCCCTGCAGGCCGGTGTGCTGAAGGGTGAGGTCAAGGACGTCCTGCTGCTCGACGTGACCCCGCTGAGCCTGGGCATCGAGACCAAGGGTGGCGTGTTCACCAAGATCATCGAGCGCAACACCACGATCCCGACCAAGGGTTCGGAGATCTTCACCACGGCCGAGGACAACCAGCCGTCGGTGATGATCCAGGTCTACCAGGGCGAGCGCGAGATGGCCCGCGACAACAAGTCGCTCGGCAACTTCGAGCTGACCGGCCTGCCGCCGGCGCCGCGGAACGTGCCGCAGATCGAGGTCACCTTCGACATCGACGCGAACGGCATCGTGCACGTGAACGCCAAGGACCTGGCCACCGGCAAGGAGCAGCGGATGACGGTCACGGGTGGCTCCGCGCTGCCGAAGACCGACATCGACCAGATGGTCCGCGACGCCGAGCAGTACGCCGAGGAGGACCGGCAGCGCCGCGAGGCCGTCGAGAACCGGAACCAGGCCGAGAGCCTGGTCTACCAGACCGAGAAGTTCCTGCAGGAGAACGAGGACAAGGTCCCCGACGACGTCAAGACCGAGGTCAAGGACGCCGTCGCGGAGCTGAAGAAGGCCCTCGAGGGTGACGACGCCGAGGCGATCAAGACCTCGTCGGAGAAGCTCGCCCAGTCCAGCCAGAAGATGGGTGCCGCGATGTACGCGAACGCCCAGGCCGCCGGCGGCTCCTCCGAGGAGAGCACCTCCGACGAGAGCTCGAGCAGCAACGACGACGACGTGGTCGACGCCGAGATCGTGGACGAGGACCGGCCGCAGGACAAGACGGAGGACAAGTGA
- a CDS encoding GNAT family N-acetyltransferase has translation MSPADYGAVLALNNAAVGLVDPLGADRLDWLRLIAAHAAIIDLDGKPAGFVLTFTPGSAYDGLEFDWFTQTYANRFLLIERIVVATEHRRQGIGSQVYRAIERAAKPFDRAVARVRTHPLDDAALAFHTSRGYVQIDKQRLPDGTPALLLTKELAD, from the coding sequence ATGAGTCCCGCCGACTACGGCGCGGTGCTCGCGCTCAACAACGCCGCCGTAGGGCTTGTCGATCCCCTCGGCGCCGACCGCCTCGACTGGCTCCGCCTGATCGCCGCGCACGCCGCGATCATCGACCTGGACGGCAAGCCGGCCGGCTTCGTCCTGACCTTCACCCCGGGATCGGCGTACGACGGTCTCGAGTTCGACTGGTTCACCCAGACGTACGCGAACCGCTTCCTGCTGATCGAGCGGATCGTGGTCGCGACCGAGCACCGGCGGCAGGGCATCGGATCGCAGGTCTACCGCGCGATCGAACGCGCCGCCAAGCCGTTCGACCGCGCCGTCGCCCGCGTCCGGACCCACCCCCTCGACGACGCCGCCCTCGCCTTCCACACCTCCCGCGGTTACGTCCAGATCGACAAACAACGCCTCCCCGACGGCACCCCCGCCCTCCTCCTCACCAAAGAACTGGCCGACTAG
- a CDS encoding phosphoribosyltransferase family protein, whose product MAELYDEQPTVVLGPVSRGSLLGALTAVALGVGFVELRKDAEPAVDSDRWVRRTSGPDYRDRQTVFGYRRDLVRAGDRVLMVDDWVDTGATALTARALVAECGARWIGAACIVDGLTEPRLRHELPVRALLDVRRI is encoded by the coding sequence TTGGCCGAGCTGTACGACGAGCAGCCGACCGTGGTCCTGGGACCGGTGTCGCGCGGGTCGTTGCTTGGCGCGCTGACCGCGGTGGCGCTGGGCGTCGGGTTTGTCGAGCTGCGGAAGGACGCCGAGCCGGCCGTGGACAGCGATCGGTGGGTACGGCGTACGAGCGGGCCCGACTACCGGGATCGGCAGACGGTGTTCGGCTACCGGCGAGACTTGGTCCGTGCCGGTGACCGGGTGTTGATGGTTGATGACTGGGTGGATACGGGCGCGACCGCGCTGACGGCGCGCGCGTTGGTGGCGGAGTGCGGCGCGCGGTGGATCGGGGCGGCGTGCATCGTCGACGGGCTGACCGAGCCGCGGCTCCGGCACGAGCTGCCGGTGCGCGCGTTGCTCGACGTACGGCGGATCTAG
- the hutI gene encoding imidazolonepropionase has translation MTSLLLTNISSLVTNDPTHGGLLGELHDAALVIDGRKVAWVGPRRDAPEADGALDLGGRAVIPGFVDSHSHLVFAGDRAEEFAARMTGTPYSAGGIRTTVAATRQATDEQLTANVSRLVTEMRRQGTTTVEIKSGYGLTVADEARALEIAGQFTDETTYLGAHVVPAEYADDPADYVELVTGPMLDAAAKHSKWIDVFVERGAFDADQGRAILQAGIARGLQPRVHANQLGEGPGVQLACEVGAASADHCTYLTDADIDALASSGVVAGLLPAIEFSTRSPYPDARRLLDAGVTVALATDCNPGSGYSSSMPFCIALAVRDMHMTPAEALWSATAGGAASLRRPDRGHLTPGAQADLTVLDAPSHLHLSYRPGVPLIKQTWVAGRPV, from the coding sequence ATGACCTCACTTCTGCTCACCAACATCAGCTCGCTGGTGACCAACGACCCCACGCACGGCGGTCTGCTCGGCGAGCTCCACGACGCGGCCCTGGTGATCGACGGCCGCAAGGTCGCCTGGGTCGGTCCCCGACGCGATGCGCCCGAGGCGGACGGAGCGCTGGATCTCGGCGGCCGAGCTGTCATCCCCGGCTTCGTCGACTCCCACTCGCACCTGGTCTTCGCCGGCGATCGCGCCGAGGAGTTCGCGGCCCGCATGACAGGTACTCCCTACTCCGCCGGCGGCATCCGCACGACCGTCGCCGCGACCCGCCAGGCCACCGACGAGCAGCTGACCGCGAACGTGTCCCGCCTCGTGACCGAGATGCGGCGGCAGGGGACCACCACGGTCGAGATCAAGTCCGGCTACGGTCTGACCGTCGCGGACGAGGCCCGGGCGCTCGAGATCGCGGGCCAGTTCACCGACGAGACGACGTACCTCGGGGCGCATGTGGTGCCGGCGGAGTACGCCGACGATCCGGCCGACTATGTGGAGCTGGTGACGGGCCCGATGCTCGACGCGGCCGCCAAGCACTCGAAGTGGATCGACGTCTTCGTCGAACGCGGCGCCTTCGACGCCGACCAGGGCCGGGCGATCCTCCAGGCCGGCATCGCCCGCGGCCTCCAGCCCCGGGTCCACGCGAATCAGCTTGGCGAGGGCCCCGGCGTACAACTGGCCTGCGAGGTCGGCGCGGCCTCGGCGGATCACTGCACCTATCTCACCGACGCGGACATCGACGCCCTGGCCTCGTCTGGTGTCGTCGCCGGTCTCCTGCCCGCGATTGAGTTCTCGACCCGCTCGCCATACCCCGACGCCCGCCGCCTCCTCGACGCCGGCGTCACCGTAGCCCTGGCTACCGACTGCAACCCCGGCTCCGGCTACTCGTCCTCCATGCCCTTCTGCATCGCGCTGGCCGTCCGCGACATGCACATGACCCCCGCCGAAGCCCTTTGGTCCGCCACAGCCGGCGGCGCCGCGTCCCTCCGCCGCCCGGACCGAGGCCACCTGACCCCCGGCGCCCAAGCCGACCTGACCGTCCTGGACGCCCCCTCCCACCTCCACCTCTCCTACCGCCCCGGCGTCCCCCTCATCAAACAAACCTGGGTGGCTGGGCGGCCGGTGTGA